The Legionella sp. PATHC032 genome has a window encoding:
- a CDS encoding amino acid ABC transporter ATP-binding protein, with amino-acid sequence MLQVINASKKIGNAQVLNEINLNIQANSIVGLVGPSGSGKTTLLRCIQQLESIDSGSIQCEGKSGFMFQDFQLFPHMTVLNNLIYAPSLHDKTAAHMANAWALLAMLGLSDKAHSYPQGLSGGQKQRVALARSLMMKPDLLLCDEPTSGLDMATTNDVIALLNTVKTLKITMLIASHDLFFLSNIAERLLVVKQGKLIADFKTQEVSDPILYLQHFYQGEIL; translated from the coding sequence ATGTTGCAAGTCATTAACGCATCGAAAAAAATCGGCAACGCTCAAGTACTTAATGAGATTAATTTAAATATTCAAGCAAACAGTATTGTCGGTTTGGTAGGGCCTTCTGGCAGTGGAAAAACAACTTTATTGAGATGCATACAACAATTGGAGTCAATCGATTCAGGCTCTATCCAGTGTGAAGGAAAAAGCGGATTTATGTTTCAGGATTTTCAATTATTTCCGCACATGACAGTACTCAATAATCTAATTTATGCCCCAAGTCTTCACGATAAAACTGCTGCTCATATGGCAAACGCGTGGGCTTTACTTGCTATGTTAGGTTTGTCAGACAAAGCTCACTCTTACCCGCAAGGATTGTCTGGTGGACAAAAACAACGCGTGGCCTTGGCCAGAAGTTTAATGATGAAACCGGATTTATTGCTTTGTGATGAACCGACTTCTGGCCTTGATATGGCGACCACTAATGATGTCATTGCTTTGTTAAATACAGTGAAGACTCTAAAAATCACTATGCTTATCGCCTCTCATGATTTGTTTTTTTTATCCAATATTGCAGAGCGCTTGCTGGTCGTAAAGCAAGGGAAATTAATTGCAGATTTTAAAACCCAAGAGGTGTCTGATCCTATTTTATATCTACAGCACTTTTACCAGGGGGAAATATTATGA
- the argH gene encoding argininosuccinate lyase produces the protein MTNKTWGGRFKKSLDSRVNQFNASLAFDHVLFDQDINGSQVHVKQLAKQKILTEAESQAIFSALEEIRSEIKQGQYSFNERDEEDIHMFIEQLLTQKLGELGKKLHTGRSRNDQVALDLRLYTRDKGYLINELLTGLVDCLDDLTRKHQQDLMPGYTHLQQAQPVTLGTYFNAYQSMFSRDKSRLEDWFKRMNYSPLGAGALAGSTLPLDREWVAESLGFTGIISNTLDAVSDRDFVIELCGVAAMIMMHLSRLCEDLILWSTQEFDFITLDDAFATGSSLMPNKKNPDVPELIRGKSGRVYGHLMAILTVMKGLPLAYNKDMQEDKEGLFDTINTIIGCLQIITPFLQSLTFNTSLMRAKAQSGYLDATAILESLVMKGIPFRDAHHQVGLWIAEAIEKQCSLTELLKGG, from the coding sequence ATGACTAATAAAACGTGGGGAGGACGATTTAAAAAATCTTTGGATAGTCGCGTGAATCAGTTTAACGCTTCATTGGCTTTTGATCATGTGCTTTTTGACCAAGACATTAATGGCAGTCAGGTTCATGTGAAGCAATTAGCTAAACAGAAGATTTTAACAGAAGCCGAAAGCCAGGCGATTTTTTCTGCTCTTGAAGAAATCAGAAGTGAGATAAAGCAAGGTCAATATTCATTTAATGAACGTGATGAAGAAGACATACATATGTTTATTGAACAACTGCTGACTCAAAAATTAGGAGAGTTAGGTAAAAAATTACATACTGGCCGCAGTCGCAATGATCAAGTGGCTTTGGATCTCCGTTTATATACCAGAGATAAAGGCTATCTAATTAATGAACTTTTAACGGGGCTTGTCGATTGTCTTGACGATCTCACCAGGAAACATCAACAAGATTTAATGCCAGGATATACTCATTTACAGCAAGCCCAACCTGTCACATTAGGGACTTATTTTAACGCGTATCAATCCATGTTTAGCCGGGATAAGAGCAGATTGGAGGATTGGTTTAAACGCATGAATTATTCTCCCTTGGGTGCCGGGGCACTGGCTGGGAGTACCTTACCTCTTGATAGAGAATGGGTGGCTGAGTCCTTGGGATTTACAGGGATTATTTCTAACACTCTTGATGCGGTCAGTGACAGAGATTTTGTCATTGAGTTATGCGGTGTTGCTGCAATGATCATGATGCATCTCTCCAGATTATGTGAAGATTTGATTCTATGGTCTACCCAGGAGTTTGATTTTATTACTTTGGATGATGCGTTTGCTACAGGCTCTTCACTGATGCCTAACAAGAAAAATCCTGATGTTCCAGAATTGATTCGTGGTAAATCAGGACGAGTTTATGGTCATTTAATGGCTATTTTAACGGTAATGAAAGGGTTGCCCCTAGCTTACAACAAAGACATGCAGGAGGATAAAGAGGGATTGTTTGATACGATTAATACGATAATCGGTTGCCTCCAAATCATAACTCCTTTTTTGCAAAGTTTGACTTTTAATACGTCGTTAATGAGGGCTAAAGCTCAAAGTGGTTACCTTGATGCGACAGCCATTCTGGAGTCATTAGTGATGAAGGGTATTCCTTTTCGTGATGCACATCATCAAGTTGGGTTATGGATTGCAGAAGCAATAGAAAAACAATGTTCACTGACCGAATTATTAAAAGGAGGCTAA
- a CDS encoding ABC transporter substrate-binding protein — MRKIFSLLLISSIIFISSCGEQKNQNALHFSTSAEYPPFEYIENGEIKGFDIDLAKLIARELGKEAVFDNMQFSTVLPAVNSGQDDIAIATITITEERKKNFDFTKPYYFEGMAAVFDTSQPVKEISQLTGKKIAVQLGSVMEIWLHQHFPQAEITALDNNNQAIEALIAGHVDVVLMDGAQGGVYSKKYPGLSYSILAKANEGYGLVLKKGSPLTNEINSALENLKAKGEIQKLESIWIKGSI, encoded by the coding sequence ATGAGAAAGATTTTTAGTTTATTGTTAATTAGTTCAATTATATTTATATCCAGTTGTGGTGAGCAAAAAAATCAAAATGCACTGCATTTTTCTACTTCAGCAGAATATCCACCTTTTGAATATATTGAAAATGGAGAAATAAAGGGATTTGATATTGATTTGGCAAAATTGATTGCCAGGGAGTTGGGTAAAGAAGCAGTTTTTGACAACATGCAGTTTAGTACGGTTTTACCAGCAGTGAATTCAGGTCAGGATGACATTGCTATTGCCACAATTACTATTACAGAGGAACGTAAGAAAAATTTTGATTTTACCAAACCTTATTATTTTGAAGGGATGGCAGCAGTTTTTGATACTTCACAGCCAGTGAAAGAGATCTCGCAATTAACAGGAAAAAAAATAGCAGTCCAACTGGGAAGTGTTATGGAAATTTGGCTTCATCAACATTTTCCCCAAGCTGAAATTACGGCTTTGGATAATAACAATCAGGCCATAGAAGCCTTAATTGCTGGTCATGTTGATGTTGTTCTTATGGATGGAGCACAAGGAGGGGTTTATAGCAAGAAATATCCAGGACTGTCCTATTCCATCCTGGCGAAAGCGAATGAAGGTTATGGATTGGTTTTAAAAAAAGGTTCTCCTCTAACAAATGAAATCAATTCCGCATTGGAAAATCTTAAAGCGAAGGGTGAAATTCAAAAACTAGAATCCATTTGGATAAAGGGGTCAATATGA
- a CDS encoding arginine repressor produces the protein MTHDAFLDDLILSIVQTETIAEQSDLQNSLKKRGYEIPQATLSRRLKKMKIAKVSGYYKIIDYNQPGLPLVLNVQISDFGLIILQTHPGNANSLAYYIDRKYVSFSIKESSNSGILGTIAGDDTVLLIIKSKSDQQKVYDILNKEFPYLFAS, from the coding sequence TTGACTCATGATGCCTTTTTGGATGATTTGATTTTATCGATAGTACAAACTGAAACTATTGCGGAACAAAGTGATTTACAAAACAGTTTAAAAAAAAGAGGGTATGAGATTCCTCAAGCAACCCTTTCTCGTCGCTTAAAAAAAATGAAAATAGCAAAAGTATCTGGTTATTACAAAATCATTGATTACAATCAGCCTGGCTTACCTTTGGTTCTAAATGTACAGATTTCTGATTTTGGACTAATCATTCTACAAACTCATCCTGGTAATGCAAACAGTCTTGCTTATTATATAGACCGTAAATACGTTTCCTTCAGCATAAAAGAGTCTTCGAATTCAGGAATTTTAGGAACTATTGCCGGAGACGACACCGTCCTGCTTATTATTAAAAGTAAGTCCGATCAACAAAAAGTTTATGACATTTTAAACAAGGAATTTCCGTATTTATTTGCTTCTTAG
- a CDS encoding amino acid ABC transporter permease, which translates to MTEIVQSLFFIGKGIILTMQLLTGAMLIGVLLGTLLSICRHQGVACFFINRFISILRGTPLILQLSFIYFAVPVLLGMRPSILVAGIVAFGLNSSAYFAEILRSGIESLPKGQFEAARTLQIPTFFLWKDIILPQVIRNIFPAMINEMIALLKETALISTIGGMDLMRQAQTLAAQQFTYFMPLCITGFYYYSLVLLLESLGKKIEKRGHYVASH; encoded by the coding sequence ATGACAGAGATAGTGCAAAGTCTGTTTTTCATTGGCAAGGGAATAATTCTAACTATGCAATTATTAACAGGAGCCATGTTGATTGGCGTATTACTTGGAACTCTCTTGTCTATTTGCAGACATCAAGGAGTAGCTTGCTTTTTTATAAACCGATTCATATCAATATTGAGGGGCACACCACTCATTTTGCAATTAAGTTTTATTTATTTTGCGGTCCCTGTTTTATTAGGTATGCGACCAAGTATTTTAGTGGCTGGAATTGTTGCTTTTGGTTTGAATAGTTCCGCTTATTTCGCTGAAATTTTAAGATCCGGAATTGAGAGTTTACCCAAAGGGCAATTTGAAGCAGCCCGTACGCTGCAAATTCCTACTTTTTTCTTATGGAAAGATATTATTTTACCTCAAGTGATAAGAAATATTTTTCCCGCAATGATCAATGAAATGATCGCCCTGTTAAAAGAAACGGCCTTGATTTCCACTATAGGAGGCATGGATTTAATGCGTCAGGCTCAAACATTGGCAGCACAACAATTTACTTACTTTATGCCTTTATGTATCACGGGTTTCTATTATTACAGTTTGGTATTACTCCTTGAGTCACTAGGTAAAAAAATTGAAAAAAGGGGGCATTATGTTGCAAGTCATTAA
- a CDS encoding adenosine deaminase family protein, which produces MNITRLLAFFTSFFFLGPTYASVDFYFSNIKKDSSALYAFFKTMPKGGELHYHLAGGAYPETMLALAANGNYCLDKHTFAVSKDSSHCEGVNVKEVFNNPELYSNIIKDWSMKDFIPGKESGHDHFFNGFIKYMPIVFDYQPQLLADIVQRAAQQKAQYLEIMTIPDNAQSLTYGDLIKDIPSYDQKRRLLLANKDFQSNIQNTVLESDRILTKASQELGCNENPASDSCHVKIKFLYYVLREQPVDNVFAQALNAFEAVSKSKGNLIGVNLVQPEDGIISLRDYQKHMSIFEYLHRAYPNVPISLHAGELSPQAVTPENLSHHIRDALLIGHAQRIGHGVDIGYENNAEDTLKYMANHHIPVEINLISNLKILNISGSNHPLNYYLSHNVPVVLSTDDEGVLRTDLTQQYVEAAKAHGLSYQQLKQINRNTLTYSFLPGKSLWANADKAELVPECRDLGSKSCQKFIAHNEKAKLQWNLEQQLIAFEKNY; this is translated from the coding sequence ATGAACATTACCAGGTTACTCGCATTTTTTACCAGTTTCTTTTTTTTGGGCCCAACATACGCCAGTGTTGACTTCTATTTTAGTAATATAAAAAAGGATTCCAGTGCCCTTTATGCTTTTTTTAAAACAATGCCCAAAGGTGGCGAATTACATTATCATTTAGCTGGAGGAGCCTATCCTGAGACCATGCTGGCGCTTGCCGCAAATGGCAACTACTGCCTGGATAAACACACCTTTGCCGTAAGTAAAGATTCTTCTCATTGTGAGGGAGTTAATGTTAAAGAAGTCTTTAACAACCCTGAACTCTATTCCAACATAATTAAAGACTGGTCTATGAAAGATTTTATACCTGGCAAAGAATCTGGCCACGATCATTTTTTCAATGGATTTATCAAATACATGCCCATAGTTTTTGATTATCAACCGCAATTGCTTGCTGATATTGTTCAACGTGCGGCGCAGCAAAAAGCACAATACTTGGAAATTATGACAATCCCGGACAATGCCCAGTCATTAACTTATGGAGATTTAATCAAGGATATTCCATCGTATGACCAAAAAAGACGCTTGTTATTAGCGAATAAAGACTTCCAAAGCAATATACAAAATACTGTTCTGGAAAGTGACCGAATTCTAACCAAAGCATCTCAAGAGTTAGGCTGCAACGAGAACCCTGCTTCCGATTCCTGCCATGTAAAAATTAAATTCCTCTATTATGTGCTCAGAGAGCAGCCTGTTGATAACGTCTTTGCCCAAGCATTGAACGCTTTTGAGGCTGTATCGAAATCCAAGGGGAATTTAATCGGAGTAAACCTCGTGCAACCGGAAGATGGAATTATTTCTTTGCGTGATTACCAAAAGCACATGTCCATCTTTGAATATCTGCATCGAGCATACCCGAATGTTCCTATCAGCTTACATGCTGGAGAATTATCTCCTCAGGCAGTAACACCAGAAAATCTAAGTCATCATATTCGCGATGCTCTGCTGATTGGACACGCCCAAAGAATTGGCCACGGCGTGGATATTGGCTATGAAAACAATGCAGAAGATACCTTAAAATACATGGCTAACCATCACATACCTGTTGAAATAAACCTGATTAGTAATTTAAAAATTCTGAATATATCTGGCTCCAATCATCCTCTTAATTATTATCTTTCCCATAATGTACCCGTCGTTTTATCGACTGATGACGAAGGAGTGCTAAGAACGGACTTAACCCAACAATATGTAGAGGCGGCTAAAGCGCATGGCCTTAGTTATCAACAATTAAAACAAATTAATAGAAACACATTAACTTATTCCTTCTTACCAGGGAAAAGCCTATGGGCTAATGCGGATAAAGCTGAATTAGTTCCTGAGTGCCGTGACCTTGGGAGCAAAAGTTGTCAAAAATTTATTGCGCACAACGAAAAAGCAAAATTGCAATGGAATCTGGAACAACAATTAATCGCCTTTGAGAAGAATTACTAA
- the argF gene encoding ornithine carbamoyltransferase, with translation MSFSTSTDTTSIETQDDSLDKIQSNNNPSTINEVKTNTFVINLQQAIFSLETGSEAVDFISHKDTDSPFPAAEYKPRHFLTGTELSREEIQLILSQARAIKQTPKLYNQALANKSLVMIFEKPSFRTRLSFALAIQSMGGIVVESISNSRKQETPADMARVLNGYADFVMVRTHEDKILQEMAEYSKIPIINGLSALHHPCQILADLLSLEEQFGALEGLTLAYIGDGNNILHSLMLLAPQLGVTVHYCCPKANQPDEAVVKQAQSRIGNQMTYCFNKPEEAVKQADAVYTDVWTSMGFDNPEAGKIFKGFQVNETLMSHAKPDSVFMHCMPMERGKEVSATLPDSASSIIFTQSENRMHVQKALMLFLDQ, from the coding sequence ATGTCTTTTTCCACCTCGACTGATACAACCTCTATTGAAACTCAAGATGATAGTCTTGATAAAATTCAATCTAACAATAACCCATCTACAATTAATGAAGTGAAGACTAATACTTTTGTCATTAATTTGCAACAAGCTATTTTTAGTCTGGAGACAGGTAGTGAGGCCGTTGATTTTATTTCTCATAAGGATACAGATTCTCCATTTCCTGCCGCTGAATATAAGCCAAGGCATTTTCTTACGGGCACAGAGTTGTCAAGGGAAGAAATTCAATTGATTTTAAGCCAGGCCAGAGCAATAAAACAAACGCCAAAATTATATAACCAGGCACTTGCCAATAAAAGTTTGGTGATGATTTTTGAAAAACCTTCCTTTAGAACCCGTTTGAGTTTTGCTTTAGCAATTCAAAGTATGGGGGGGATTGTTGTTGAAAGCATCAGTAACTCAAGAAAGCAGGAGACACCAGCTGATATGGCTAGAGTTTTAAATGGCTACGCTGATTTTGTAATGGTTAGAACACATGAGGATAAGATTTTACAAGAAATGGCTGAATACTCAAAAATCCCTATCATTAATGGCCTCTCCGCATTACATCATCCTTGTCAAATTCTTGCTGACTTATTAAGTCTTGAAGAACAATTTGGTGCCTTGGAAGGATTAACCCTCGCTTACATAGGGGATGGCAATAATATTTTGCATAGTTTGATGCTTTTGGCACCGCAGTTAGGTGTCACTGTGCATTATTGTTGCCCTAAAGCAAATCAACCTGATGAGGCTGTTGTCAAGCAAGCTCAAAGCAGGATAGGGAATCAAATGACTTATTGTTTTAATAAACCAGAGGAGGCTGTGAAGCAAGCGGATGCAGTTTATACTGATGTGTGGACAAGTATGGGATTTGATAATCCTGAAGCGGGGAAGATTTTTAAAGGGTTTCAGGTTAATGAAACATTAATGTCCCATGCAAAACCCGATTCAGTGTTTATGCATTGCATGCCTATGGAAAGGGGAAAAGAAGTTTCTGCTACTTTACCTGACAGCGCGTCATCTATCATTTTTACTCAGAGTGAGAATAGGATGCATGTACAAAAGGCGTTGATGTTATTTTTGGATCAATAG
- a CDS encoding argininosuccinate synthase, whose product MKKIIKKIALAYSGGLDTSIMIPWLKEHYEHAEVIAVICDLGQQEDLTAIKNKALKSGASKAYVVEVKNEFAVQYLWPLVKSGALYEDQYILGTISRPLIAQKLVEIALTEQVNAVAHGATGKGNDQVRFEYSIKALAPQLEIIAPWRTWDIKSRQEAIMYAKAHGIEVPVTPKSPYSRDHNIWYISHEGGVLEDPSQEMPDDVLLMTSPVSQAPDEEEMIILDFKKGVPVALNEQKLSPVDLLNTLNQKAGEHGIGVADIVENRLVGMKIRGIYEAPAAAVIYKAHKLLESLCLTRSTLHLKQSLQQTYANLVYEGRWFSQTKQALDAFIDVTQQHVTGRVKLKLFKGNIIPAGMHSPYSLHHPALATFEEDNVYNQKDAEGFINLFSLSAKIYSQVHQGGNYD is encoded by the coding sequence ATGAAAAAAATTATTAAAAAAATCGCATTGGCTTATTCAGGTGGTTTGGATACTTCCATCATGATCCCTTGGCTTAAAGAGCACTATGAGCATGCTGAAGTAATCGCTGTGATTTGTGATTTAGGGCAACAGGAAGATCTCACTGCCATAAAAAATAAAGCGCTTAAAAGCGGCGCTTCCAAAGCGTATGTTGTCGAGGTGAAGAATGAGTTTGCCGTTCAGTATCTTTGGCCTTTGGTAAAATCGGGCGCTTTATATGAAGATCAATACATTTTGGGCACTATTTCAAGGCCACTAATTGCTCAAAAGCTTGTTGAAATTGCTTTGACAGAGCAAGTAAATGCTGTTGCGCATGGAGCCACCGGCAAAGGAAATGATCAAGTGCGTTTTGAATATTCGATTAAGGCTCTTGCACCTCAGCTTGAGATTATTGCTCCCTGGAGAACTTGGGATATTAAATCAAGACAGGAAGCGATTATGTACGCTAAAGCACATGGTATTGAGGTACCTGTGACTCCCAAATCGCCTTATTCGCGAGATCACAATATTTGGTATATTTCTCATGAGGGGGGTGTGCTTGAAGATCCGTCGCAGGAGATGCCTGACGATGTGTTATTAATGACCAGTCCTGTATCACAGGCCCCTGATGAAGAGGAAATGATTATTCTTGATTTCAAAAAAGGCGTTCCTGTCGCCTTAAATGAACAAAAGCTTTCTCCAGTTGATCTCTTAAATACATTAAATCAAAAGGCAGGCGAGCATGGTATTGGAGTGGCAGACATTGTTGAAAATCGATTAGTTGGGATGAAGATTCGAGGGATTTATGAAGCACCTGCTGCTGCAGTGATTTATAAAGCGCATAAACTGCTGGAGAGTTTATGTCTCACTCGTTCAACGTTACATTTGAAGCAATCTTTGCAGCAAACTTATGCCAATTTGGTTTATGAAGGAAGATGGTTTTCACAAACCAAGCAGGCTTTGGATGCATTCATTGATGTAACGCAACAGCATGTGACGGGTCGTGTTAAGTTAAAGTTATTCAAAGGGAATATTATTCCTGCTGGCATGCACTCTCCTTATAGCTTGCATCATCCAGCATTAGCTACTTTTGAAGAGGATAATGTATACAACCAAAAGGACGCTGAAGGATTTATTAACCTCTTTTCTTTATCCGCTAAAATCTATAGCCAGGTACATCAGGGAGGGAATTATGACTAA